GCCCTCTACCGCTCCCTGCGCCGACGCGCCGAACGAGCCGGCATCACCGGGTTCCGACCCCACCGACTCCGCCACACCGCGGCCCACCGCTGGCTGGCCGCCGGCGGCTCCGAGTCCGGCCTGATGGCCATGGCCGGCTGGACCCGCGTCGAGATGCTCATCCGCTACACCCGCGCCAACGCCAGCGAACGCGCCGCCGCCGAAGCCCGGCGTCTCGACCTCGGGAACCTGTGAACGCGTTGGAGCCTCGGGAGAGCGGAAGAAGACCCACCCGAAGATTGAAACGCTCCGTTTGCTTCGAGTATTGCGAATTCGTGCCCGCCTCGAGAAAAGAAGCACCATGACCGCATTGACCACTCGTCCCGTCCAACCCCGGCAGCGCCGCCGTCGCGCCGCGCCGCACGTCAAGGACGACCTCGCCACCCACCCCGACAGCGTCATCCGACTCCTCCCGGCCGCGACCCCAAGGAGACGCTTGTTGTGCTGGCGCAGTCGAGCTCGCCACCCAGCAGGCCGCAGAGCTCCTCAACGTCAGCCGGCCCTGCCTCATCGGTCTGCTCGCCGCCGGCGACCACGAGTACCGCAAGGTCGGCAAGCACCGCCGGATCAAGGCCAGCCCCTGATGGTCTACTGGGCGTGATGAACAGGGGCCGCCCCGCGACGCCGCCGACGGACTGACCCGGAGAAGGGCGTGCTTGACGGTGCTGTTCGTCGTCCTCTGCGACGCAGACGTGCTCTACCCGAGCATCTCCGGGACTCGCTGATGGGCATTGGCCGAGACGGGCTCGTCCAGGCGGAGGGGATGGACTAGATCCTCGACCAGGTCTTCCCGACCTCGTCGCGAGCCGACCCGGCCTCGACCCGCAGAAGCGTGCCCGTACGCGTGAGCTCATGAACCGTGCCGTCCGTGACTGCTTGGTATCTGTCGGTGCCCATGCCTTCTTAGCTGCCGCTTCGCATCCGGATTGCCAGCCGCCGGTTCCACCAGCCCGGCTGGGCGGCCGCTTGCGCCAGCAGACGGTCGTACTCGCGCGGTGTCAGCCAGCGCAGTGCCGGTACGGCGACGAGGCCGGCCGCGAGCGCCCACGGCCAGGCGCTGAGGTTCTCGACCAGTCCGCCCACGACGGCCACGGCCGACACCTGGAGCACCATGTTGTAGGGAACGATCAACACGCCCTCGATCCCCTCGCACTCCACCAGCCAGGGGAGTCCGTGCCAGGTCGCCCGCGGCCAGCTCGCATAGTGCGAGATCACCGCGGCCGCGAACAGCCCGTTCGCGGCCGCGAACCTACGGTCTCCGCGCGGGCCAGGGAGACGACCGGCGGTCCGGTAGGCGCCGGCGGTCGCCAGGGCGTACCCCGCGACGGCGGGCCGCACGCCGATCCGCGGGGCACCCGGCACCCCGACCCCGACGGCTAGCTCGTAGCCGAGGTGGCTGGCCACGGCGACTATCCCGAGCCGGGTCCAGCGACGGTAGGGCATGCGTCTCAGGGTACCCGCGCGGCTACTGGTCAGCGGACGTCCTCGGACCGGGACAGGAGTCCGCACTCGCGCGTGTGCGGACCGGCGGAGTGGTCGACCAGACCGTGACGAAACGGCGGCGAAGTTGACGTTCGCACAGGGTCGTGACCACAGCATTCCCGGAGCGTCTCGACGGCATGCCGCAGCCCTCGATGACCGTGCCCTCCCAGTCTTGGAGGTCGCCGTAGGTGCTTGGCTCGGCTCTGCGGTGGACGACCCGTGCCAGGAGCCAGCGGAGCGTCTGCGACGTCCTCGGTGTCGAGGACACGGTGCGGGTCGATCGCGGATCGTCTCGTATGTCGTCCGTTCCGCGTTGGGCGTCTACTGCATGGGCAGCGAGATGTAGCCCCGGATCGGGCCGGAGTGGAGCCTGACGGCCGCGTCGAGGTCGACGTCCCAGTCAGGACGGCGAGTCAGCAGTGTCTGGAGAGCGATGCGTGCTTCGAGGCGGGCCAAGGATGCGCCGAGGCAGAAGTGGATGCCGCGTCCGAAGGCAACCTGTCGTTCGGGGTGCCGGTTGACGTCGAAGCGGTCTGCGTGGGGAAAGGCGTGATCGTCGCGGTTGGCCGAACCGAAGAGAAGCAGCACCGTGTCACCGGTCTGCATGCTTTCCCCGTGCAGCTCCACCGGCGCGGTGAGGGTTCGCGCGAGGCCCTGGACGGGTGAGTCGAAGCGAAGTAGTTCCTCGACCGCGGCCGGCACGAGTTCTGGGTCGTCCGCCAGCTGCTGTCGGACATCGGGGTGCTGGGCGAGCACCACGGCGCTGTTGGAGAGTAGGTTGGTGGTGGTCTCGTGCCCGGCGACGAGCAGCAGTAGGCAGAACCCGAGCAGCTCTTCTTCGCTGAGGTACTCGCCGTCGACTTCGGCCTGGACGAGTGCCGTCATGAGGTCGTCTTGAGGGTGCGCGCGTCGCTCGGCGAGGAAGGCTGTGAAGTACTCGTAGAGCGCGGCGGCGGCATCCAGCCCGGCGCCGAACTCTCCTCGGACAGGATTCGACTGGATCAGCGTGGTGGACCATGCCCGGAACTGATCACGGTCGTCACGCGGAACGCCGAGCATGTCCGCGATGACGATGGCGGGAAGCGGGCCGGCGAACCCGGAGACGAACTCCCAATTGCCTGCCTCCGGAGTTTGGTCGAGGAGGTCCTTGACCAAGGTCTCGATGTGCGGCTCGAGCGCTGCGATGCGACGCGGGGTGAAGGCTCGACTGACGATCTGGCGCAGCTGGGTGTGCCGGGGTGGATCGCTCATGATGAGCATCGGCAGGAACAGTTCCGTCATGTCGACCCCGGGTGGGGTTGGGAAGATGCCCGACGCTGAGGAGTACGTCGCCGGGTCGGCCAGGGCGGCGGAGACGTCGTCGTACCGGCTGAGTACCCACGAGTTGGCCTCGCGCGACCAGTGGGCCGGGGAGTTGGCCCGCAGCTCTCGGTAGACGGGATAGGGGTCAGCTATCACCTCGGCGTCGAACGGGCTGTAGGTCAGTGGCTGATCGCTCATCGAACATCTCCTTCGCGGTCGCTCCTTCATCCGCAGCCCTCGGCTGTGATCGATGTCGAGTACGGACAGTGGGCGGGGGCGACGACCGTGCCGCCCACCGACCGTCGCTCGGTGGGCCGCGTCATCTTCTGAACTCTTGGTTTGTACTGTGAGTACAACATACGATGTCGCATAGGTCGAGACCCGCGACCTCACCGAGATCGACGGCACCCGAACGGAGACGTGTGGGATGAGGAAGCTTCCGGCGAAGTTGGCCAGTCAGCTCTACGGGGCGGCGGAGCTGATCGCGGAGCGCGGTCTGGACGGCACCAAGATCGAAGACATCGCCGAAGCCACGGGCATCCCCAAGGCCACGATCTACTACCACCTCGACGGCAAGAATGCCGTGCTGGAGTTTCTCCTCGGCGACCTGTTGGACATGATCGCCGGAGCCGTCGGTGTTGCGGTCACGAGTGAGGAGAACGCGCGGACCCGACTCGAGGCGGCTGTGCTGGCGCAGCTGGGCGTGATGCTCGAGCACCCGTCCTTGTGCCGGGCACTGGTCGGCGACCTCGGACGCGCGACCCGGCTGCCCGAGTTGGCGGCGGCACTGCGGACTGCCTTCTACGAACCGATCGAGCAACTATTGGCTGACGGTGTCTCCGACGGGTCCCTGCGCCAGGTCGCCGACCCGGCAGCCGTGGCCTTGAGCGTCTTCGGTGCCATCACCGTCGCTGGCCTCAGCGCGGCCGTCGAGGGGCCCTCCGCCGACCCGTCCGCCGACGCAGCACGGTTCTCCGCCGCGATCACCGAGCTGGTCCTCGACGGTCTCGCGACACCTGGCAGTCGCGACCAGCGGCGGGGTGACCCGCTGTGAGCAGCATGGAGGAGCTCCTCGCCAGCTGGAACGAGAAGTTCCGGCTGCACGCTGATGGTGCTCAACTTCCCCCGCACCACACCCTCTGCCTCGCCTGTGGACCCGACAACCCGCACGGCCACCACCTCACCGTCAATCGTCGAGGAGAGGAGGTGCACGCGACCCACGTCTTCGATGAACGTCACGTGGGCGCACCCGGGATCGCCCACGGCGGTGCCGTAGCAACCGTTTTCGACGACCTCTTCGGGTTCCTGCTCTACCTCACGGGCGGTCCTGCGGTGACCCGGAAGCTCGAGGTGCTCTACGACTCACCGGTCATCCTCGGCACTACCTACGACCTCGCCGCCAGGGTCACCCGCACAGAAGGGCGCAAACTCTTCATGGAAGCCGACATGAAGCAGCTCGGAGGGTCACGTGTCGCCTCCGCCTCGGCCCTCTTCCTTTCTGTGGACGTGACCCACTTCAACCAGGGCTTGCCAATCTGACGCAGACAGTCCGGCGCCGTTCTTCCGGACCAGAGGGTTCCGAGCCGCGCTCGTGGGGGCCGCTCGATCCCGCCGCGCAAGTGCACCTTCTGGGCGCCACGCACCAACAACGTCAGCTCCTGCTCGATTGTCTCCACCGAGACCAGCTCGCCCTCCGCTTTTTGTTGCATGTAGCACCCATACCGCTAGCCGAGGGGGAATCCTGCTCTGTCTCTTGCGCCATAGCCGGGGACGCCTGCGCAGGCGCCGCGACCCACGGGTGGCGGTGGGCAGGCTGCAAGCCGACGCGGGTCGAAGATAGGGCCGAGTGTCCGCGGGCAGACGGACGCCGTGTCAGGAGATGTTGCCGACCAGGTAGCGCTGCAACGTAGGAGCAAACGCGGCCACCAGCTCGTCTTGGCTTGCCGAGGTCAGATCTTCGAGTCCGACGACGTGGCGAGCCACGGCAATGCCCAGGATCTGCGACATGACGAGCACGGCGCGCAATGGTGCCTGCCCGGCTCCGAGCTGGGACACGATCGGTTCCAGCACCCCCGTCGTGAACTTGTCCCGAATCATGCGGGCAGTGTCGGCTTCGACCCCGGCGGTGCGGATGATTGCGAGGATACGCTGCCGCCGGCCTGCTTCATCGAGGGCTTCGATCAGGCACCTGGCTAGGCGCTCGCCGACGTCCCTGGAGTCGCCGTCGAGGAGCTGAGCCCTCAACGCGGCCGAATCGAAAGAGAGGACGGTCACCTCGTCGAAGAGCTCCCGTTTCGAGCCGAAGAAGTATGCCACCAGGGCGGCATCGACGCCTGCCTGTGCCGCGATTGACCTCATGGTCACGCGGTCGTAGCCGCCGGCGGCGAACTGCTCGCGAGCGGCCCGAGCTATCTGCTCGCGTGTCACGCTGTGCCCCGGTCGGCGTCCTGAACCTCCCGGGCTGAGCCTGGGCGTTGCCGTCCCGGGGGTCTTTGTTCGGCCAGAAGGTTGCTCCATACACAACTCACTCCGTGCTCAGTGTGGATGCTGGCGTCGCCTCTCCGTCCCGGGGATCGCCGGCGGAGCCGAATCGACGCTGACAAGGCTCGATAGCGCGCTTCCCGAATCTACCCTGTTCCTCCTATGTATTTCGGCGTACCGTGGGCTGTGCCACTGTGGCTGGGGTGATCGTGAGGCCCGGCTCGCCGCTAGGGGTGGAGGTGAACGAAGTGAGGTACGGAGATCCGTACGGGCCGGCATGGCAACAGCTGGGAAGCGCGTTGTGGGATGCGTTGGCAGTCGTGTTGTGGACGCTGGTGGCTGGCAGCATCGCGTTCGGCTCATGCTGGTGCATGGGCCAGTTCATGTACACCGCGTGGGTTCGCGAGCATCCGCCTCCGCGCCTCCGGTTCGTTGCCGAACGCAAGCTGCGCAGGGATATCGCCCGAGGGCTGGGCGACCTCGAGGAGTACCTGCGCGAACGCGGTCCAGCCTGCCCCC
This Nocardioides dokdonensis FR1436 DNA region includes the following protein-coding sequences:
- a CDS encoding cytochrome P450, translating into MSDQPLTYSPFDAEVIADPYPVYRELRANSPAHWSREANSWVLSRYDDVSAALADPATYSSASGIFPTPPGVDMTELFLPMLIMSDPPRHTQLRQIVSRAFTPRRIAALEPHIETLVKDLLDQTPEAGNWEFVSGFAGPLPAIVIADMLGVPRDDRDQFRAWSTTLIQSNPVRGEFGAGLDAAAALYEYFTAFLAERRAHPQDDLMTALVQAEVDGEYLSEEELLGFCLLLLVAGHETTTNLLSNSAVVLAQHPDVRQQLADDPELVPAAVEELLRFDSPVQGLARTLTAPVELHGESMQTGDTVLLLFGSANRDDHAFPHADRFDVNRHPERQVAFGRGIHFCLGASLARLEARIALQTLLTRRPDWDVDLDAAVRLHSGPIRGYISLPMQ
- a CDS encoding TetR/AcrR family transcriptional regulator — encoded protein: MRKLPAKLASQLYGAAELIAERGLDGTKIEDIAEATGIPKATIYYHLDGKNAVLEFLLGDLLDMIAGAVGVAVTSEENARTRLEAAVLAQLGVMLEHPSLCRALVGDLGRATRLPELAAALRTAFYEPIEQLLADGVSDGSLRQVADPAAVALSVFGAITVAGLSAAVEGPSADPSADAARFSAAITELVLDGLATPGSRDQRRGDPL
- a CDS encoding PaaI family thioesterase, with the protein product MEELLASWNEKFRLHADGAQLPPHHTLCLACGPDNPHGHHLTVNRRGEEVHATHVFDERHVGAPGIAHGGAVATVFDDLFGFLLYLTGGPAVTRKLEVLYDSPVILGTTYDLAARVTRTEGRKLFMEADMKQLGGSRVASASALFLSVDVTHFNQGLPI
- a CDS encoding TetR/AcrR family transcriptional regulator — protein: MTREQIARAAREQFAAGGYDRVTMRSIAAQAGVDAALVAYFFGSKRELFDEVTVLSFDSAALRAQLLDGDSRDVGERLARCLIEALDEAGRRQRILAIIRTAGVEADTARMIRDKFTTGVLEPIVSQLGAGQAPLRAVLVMSQILGIAVARHVVGLEDLTSASQDELVAAFAPTLQRYLVGNIS